The Coffea arabica cultivar ET-39 chromosome 2c, Coffea Arabica ET-39 HiFi, whole genome shotgun sequence genome includes the window TTTAGAAATTTTCTAAGTCATTAAATTTTCTTCGTCATTGATATTCTTTGCTCAGACCAATGACGTGAAAATCATTAATAATAACTCAATTTAGTTAGCAGctacattagctaatttttaaTAGTTAAAAAGCAAACTAAACCAGTTTATCATTATAATAAAATAGTGCTTTCCACTTATTGATTAACGTACTTGCATATTGATTAAGATCTATAACCATTCAAGCAAATTATATTGGCTATGCATGCCACTGTCCAACCGGGTGTTTTATTATTTCCCCTGAAACCTCACTGCAATAGGGCTTCTCACAAGGTGCTCCCCATCACTCCACTCCAGTGACCCAAATCCAGACTCAATGTCACCAATTTCCTCCAATGCAGCCCTTGTGAACAAGACCTCATAGGACAAGGCATCCTTTCCTTTGCAGAATATCAGCTTACTCGGTGACACCCTCACCTCCACAAATTGAGGAGCATTTACTTTCGCATCATACACAACATCTGATTTGCTCCCCACATTCTTGACCACCCTTTTATGCTTAGCCACCTTTTTACTACGACTAAAAACCACAGAAAAAGAAGGATAATTCAAGTCTCCAACACTCTCCAATTTCTGTGCATTGCAGTCCACGGGAACCGATCTATCCTTGACAAACACTGCTATTTTAGTTGGACTATACCCAATCGTACACAAGAACCCCACGTAATCACTAGTTCCCATATCGTATACCAAGCCTGGATTAAGCGCCTTGTTAGGATCGACGTGACCTGACCCATGTCCAAATGGGATGGATTCTTTGCCAGTGGAAATGTCCATAATATTGTTGCCCCTGTTGTCAACGTTATAAGCAGTCGTCATAAGAGCTGATTTTATAGCTGCCGGAGTCCAATCAGGAAAGGCTTTGTGAAGCAAAGCTGCTAATCCACTTACATGAGGACAAGCCATGGACGTACCGGACATAATGTTGAAATTCACTCTTCTCTTATCAATGTTTTCCAAACTGGATGGTCCGGCCAGCCTGGTCCAACCGGCTAAGATATTCACGCCGGGAGCGATAACATCCGGTTTTAAGATCTCCGGTGTAATAGGATTTGGACCACGGCTCGAGAATGCCGCCACCCGTGGCGCTGATATTGAGTTCCCAGTCACCGTTCCTCTAAAGATAATTGTAGCTGTCGCAGAGGAGGGATGAGACTTGAGGTAGCTCTTAATTTTGTCGCCGGCTGTTATCCCCACCATCGTAGCTGGAATTAGGTGGGCTTCCGCCCTGAGGTCTTCCCCGGAAATGGCATATTCCTCAGTGTCTGCATGTATCATGCCAACACCACCGTCGTGTTTGACTGCCCATCCTTTGGCAGCTCCGGTAATATTACCTCCACGGTCACATACCACAATCTTTCCCTTGACCTTGGAAGGATCGAGTTTTCCTTGGAAACAGAAGTTGCTTCCGCAATTTGCGGCGTAAACAAGTGGAATCTGAGCATCCGACAGAGGGAGGCCGGAGTACAGCGACACGCCACTGAAAATTCTTCCATCTCCGATAACAACGTCAGCTGGAAACTCCCGGTCGATGGTGGATGCACCGACAGTAAGAATCCAGGGTGCAATATTGTCGGCAGTGTAGGGAAGCGGGCCAGAATTTCCCGCTGAGCAAGAAGTCACAATCCCTTGCTCCATAGCGCCAAATGCACCGATTGCAATGGGATCAAGGTCGTACTCCCTAGCTTGTTTGCCACCCACTGAGAGTGAAATCACGTGAACTCCATCGGAAATGGCTTGATTGATGCCTGCTAATATATCGGAGTCAAAGCATCCACCTCTCCAACAGACTTTGTAGGCGGCAATCCTGCCTTTAATCGCCATTCCTCTCGCTTCCCCTTTAGCATATTCATAGAAGCCAGCATTTTTAACGGCCGAACCAGCTGCCGTAGAAGCAGTATGCGTTCCATGACCTTTGAAGTCCCAAGGCGACTTCGATTCTCCCATTTGTTCTATGGACTTTTTCATTTGTTCCTCATATCCTCTGTAATAAGCTCTGGCGCCAATAAGCTTTTTGTTACACGAAGCTGAGGGAAAGTCCGAAGTCGTTTCACATTCTCCTTTCCAGTATGAAGGAACAGGAGGAAGGTTTTCGTCAGAGAAGCTCGGATGATCAGGCCAAATGCCAGTGTCGAGGACACCGATGACGACGTCCTTGGCGTAATTGGAGACTGGCCAGAGGCCAAAGGAGTCAGCGAGGCCCATGAAGTAGGGGGTGCGGGTAGTTTGAAGCTGGCGGATGCTGTCTGGGACGACAGATAGAATGCCATGGTGACGGCGGAGCTCTGCGGCCTGGGAGATGTTAAGGCGGGCAGCAAAGCCATGGATAGCGTGTTCGTAGGTATACAGGAGTTTAGTTGTGGGCTGTTGACGATCGgtggagagaggagagagggagCTGAGCATGGAGGAGTACCAGTCGTGGTGGGTGGTGAAAAGGGATGGCCTTTGAGACTTGGAGACGTGGACGATGTAGGTTTCATGACTGTCATCGGATGAGGCAGCAATCATGCATGCATGGAGGCAAAAGAGGAAGAAGATAAGGAGAAATAAGGAAGTTAGAGAAGAGAAGGCAGCCATTAATTGGAGACAAGATGCAGGGTAAGAAAATATTGCATGCAAAGGGGGTTTGGTTGTTGAACATAATTGTGGGGATggggatgatgatgatgatgatatatACACAAGAAGCTTGGACGGTTGGAGCAGATGGCTACGTATCTTTGTGATAGATTGGCCTTTGTGTTGTTTGGGCTAGGGCCGCAAACGAGCGGAGTTGAGCCGAGCCAAGTTTtggccttatcgagtcgagtcttgACTTAATTTTATCGACCTCGATGAGCTGGCAAtttttaagctcgagctcgagctcgaaaaaaataaaaataattattttattttttaaaaaaataaataaaataatatttttttcttaataaataataaaatattaaggatatttatgtaattttactattaaaataaaaataaaatatatatatatatatatattcgagcTCGCGACAAGCTTAATGttttgagctcgaactcgagctcaattTTGACTCGaccaactcgagctcgaacgcgagcggctcgattcgtttgcacccctagttGGGGCACGTCCTAAAACCATACTAGTCAGCAGCGGAGGTAAAACGCTAAGGTCAGTGTCAATCTCCGACAACGTATAGAATGCAGTAATAatgaattaaattaaatgaaagtttatacaataaacatattttttttcgaATGTAAAATATGTTTTTACGTTAAAATTATACTCAAATTTAACAATAAAAATCACTCTACTAATTTGTGTTTAGAAACATGGACAGAATTTATACTTGGATTAATATCCATATTTTTAACACTCTTGTAAAGGATAGTAATTATGAGTTTTTAATTATTCGAGGCCGGGGAGGAGAAAATGCACAAGAAAAGAGAATTTTATAGATTTTGGGGACAATGCACTTAGAAAAGAGAATTTTAAAGATTTTAAGAGGGATAAATTGGAAATAGTTTTAAACTTTCTAaacccaaaaaataattttattaaagTTTATGGGGAACACGTGGCTCCACCACTGTTACTGATTATGCTAGTAGTAATGGTATCTTCAAATTCTTTAATTGCCTTTTCAACATTTTTATTAACACTGGCTTTGAGTTTAAACTCACATGATATTGTTGCATTAATCTACCTCGAGGGTTTGATCAAATATAAACAAAGTACAAAAGATATTGCAAGTGCGTGGTAAATTAGATTCTTGACCATCCAATGCTGCGAAAATACATTTCAAAAGGTCCAGTGATGAGTAGTTTTTAGACAATTATAGCTTAGTACGTgtaccttgtttggattgctgttttcTGTCAAAAAATTATGTCGTTTTCCGtaatcacatttccctattatctttttctctcacatatatcaaatcgctacagtaatttttccatgaaaaatcatgaaaaatacaatccaaacacaagtaTACCACACATATTATTGTATCCCGCAATTATCATATCAAAAGATGGAGTGCCATTGATAATCATCTTTAAATTATGCAATTATCATATATCATAGAATAGGAATAAAAAGTGTCACAAGTACTCCACAAATTCTTTGGTAAAGGAGGTACTAGAGATTTTATATCTTTGTATGTGCCTGAAAAAATTCCTGTTATCCAAATTAAGAAGAACCATAGCGGAGGAGCAGAAGAAAATTGGTCAATTTGTTCAATGTATATTGATTGAGTTTGAGCGAAAAAAGAAACTATTCCCTTTTTTAccaaagttttttaaaaaaaaaaaaagtggcagagcttttatttttcattacttttcctctatttcttcttttccctttgcAAATTCCTAAACAAGCCATGAATTACAACTCTAGTAAGTGAAAATTTGCATCATTCCCATAAAATATATGCTCGTAtgtataatttgaaaaaaaaatttagtattGTATACAAATTATgaatgttttaaaaaattttatactttgaactaatcatataaaaaaatgtcattaacttttatagtataGTACTTCACTAATCATACTTCATTTTGAggcaaaattttaatatttgtaTAAGGATTTATCATGTCTTTCCTGTCATAGTACGAAATAGTATATTCATAGATATAAAACCAATAAAATGACTAAAGCTTTAGTTAATTTACTGTCTCCTATGGAAAAGCATGAGAATAAAAGTTGATGTTAATGCAGCTTAACATCTTAAAATTATGGTCAATTCACTTGCATTTTTAGTTTCATAGCTTTCAGATGTGTTCTCAATCTCGGAGTTTCACCAAATTATAATTAAACGTAAAAAATTTGTATAGTATATATGTACATATGATCTTCCATATTAGCATTAATTCTTATCCTGTACTATTATACTAATTAACTAAGGCAAAGCACCTAAATAGTCTTGGAACTtttaaatttgtatattttggCTATTAAATGAATGATTTAatctttttttgtcaatttaagCGGTTAACCCTTATATAGAATGTAATAAAGTGATGTACATGTGATCTTCTTCTTACTCCAACCATGTCCGGTGGTTGCTGCAAATTCTAACTGCCGATCAATGACCATTGACCATCACCATTCTATTTGTCGAATGTTGACAAAAGTATGCTCTTATACTCCATCTTTGGCGTAGATTCCAAATTGAGCTTCAGTTTTTAGTGAATCTTTCAAAATAACACTAGAATTGAAGTCAAAGGTAGAGTTTATTTCACCCTTTTGCAAATCTTTTTTAGATCTCATCTATCTATAGTGTGATCGCATCAAAACTTCAGAATAGAATATAAGTGGTCATTCACCGAAGAAAGGTCATTGACCGGCCACCTGGAGTTGCAACAGCCACCTAATATGGTTGGAGaaataaaaagaacaaaactGCATCAGTCTTTTGGTGTTTCCTCAGTGTTAGCAGTTTAAATTGATGAAAATGTTAAAAGTATACACTTTTTGTAGGTTTAGAGAGAGGCCAGTGTCATAAAATTAATACTACCGATAGTATATATTCAAACATTGAAGTTTGAGGGCTGTTTAGGTTTAGAAAGCTTGAAATCTGGCTTTGTTTGAGCATCGTCCACTTTCTTACGGAGTAGTTTTTGCTATACTGAGTGGTGTCGGAGATGAATATATtattagagtaaatcttatatacatcaaTAGTGTATACACGATGAGATACTATcatcgtttgatttatgacatatgtgtaaaagttaaatttcatattcaaattttacatagctATCATCTATCTAacgctgacagtgtatacactgtcaatgtaggaaagattaatccatagtATACACTGTCAGCGTAGGAAAGACTAATCCATATTATTATACTAAACGAAACATCAATACAAGATTCTAAAACCAATAGCATTGTAgaacatttttttctttatttttatcacttaattCGTATATTATATTGTTTTCCCAAATGTTATAGTTAGTCACAGTTCATAATTATACATCGTGTTAGGGATCGAcctcattatttgctaaaaaCAAAAACTATGATTACAAACACGTTCTTCTTAAGTTCGATTACTTTAATTATTCGAGTGGATGGGCGGGGGCCGGCTACTTGTCATTCTGGTGTCAATCATTTGGAAATATCTCGTTTATGCCTGTCTTACTCGTATATTTTGCTTTGGGCATGGAAACCAAAGATGTCC containing:
- the LOC113724591 gene encoding subtilisin-like protease SBT1.4 — its product is MAAFSSLTSLFLLIFFLFCLHACMIAASSDDSHETYIVHVSKSQRPSLFTTHHDWYSSMLSSLSPLSTDRQQPTTKLLYTYEHAIHGFAARLNISQAAELRRHHGILSVVPDSIRQLQTTRTPYFMGLADSFGLWPVSNYAKDVVIGVLDTGIWPDHPSFSDENLPPVPSYWKGECETTSDFPSASCNKKLIGARAYYRGYEEQMKKSIEQMGESKSPWDFKGHGTHTASTAAGSAVKNAGFYEYAKGEARGMAIKGRIAAYKVCWRGGCFDSDILAGINQAISDGVHVISLSVGGKQAREYDLDPIAIGAFGAMEQGIVTSCSAGNSGPLPYTADNIAPWILTVGASTIDREFPADVVIGDGRIFSGVSLYSGLPLSDAQIPLVYAANCGSNFCFQGKLDPSKVKGKIVVCDRGGNITGAAKGWAVKHDGGVGMIHADTEEYAISGEDLRAEAHLIPATMVGITAGDKIKSYLKSHPSSATATIIFRGTVTGNSISAPRVAAFSSRGPNPITPEILKPDVIAPGVNILAGWTRLAGPSSLENIDKRRVNFNIMSGTSMACPHVSGLAALLHKAFPDWTPAAIKSALMTTAYNVDNRGNNIMDISTGKESIPFGHGSGHVDPNKALNPGLVYDMGTSDYVGFLCTIGYSPTKIAVFVKDRSVPVDCNAQKLESVGDLNYPSFSVVFSRSKKVAKHKRVVKNVGSKSDVVYDAKVNAPQFVEVRVSPSKLIFCKGKDALSYEVLFTRAALEEIGDIESGFGSLEWSDGEHLVRSPIAVRFQGK